The following proteins are co-located in the Trichormus variabilis 0441 genome:
- a CDS encoding CARDB domain-containing protein, giving the protein MSVTREYNNLNRLDNLSDALSSASNSRIFNSNKDYFPLDTAVSSIIGSSYIAEATGVLASNSYASNDLSRSNLGNTNFTQASLLPDLTAPIGSIPTSANVGSSIQINYQVRNQGSASAGGSFTNFYLSPDFNLDSSDRYLGFDYVSGLAVGASSQKSATLTIGSNINPGNYYLIYYVDGDGYVSESNENNNIFGAAISITQPDLTVLNASIPTSARVGSSIQINYQVRNQGNGSAGDSNTKFYLSPDLNIDSSDFYLGLDYVSGLAAGASRQESATFTIGSNINPGNYYLIYYADADGYVSESNENNNAFGTLINITSAGNPDLIIQNPTAPTTASVGNTIQLSYQVRNQGLGNAVASTTRFYLSRDTTFSTDDVLLGSDSVASIAAGAVSSETASIVIANSIAAGNYHLLFRTDADNNLAESNETNNLVSRTITINTADLIVQNPTAPTTASVGNTIQLSYQVRNQGAGNAVASTTRFYLSRDTTFSTDDVLLGSDSVASIAAGAVSSETASIVIANSIAAGNYHLLFRTDADNNLAESNETNNVVSRTITINTADLIVQNATAPTTASVGSAIALSYQVRNQGAGNAVASTTRFYLSRDTTFSTDDVLLGSDSVASIAAGAVSSETASIVIANSIAGGNYHLLFRTDADSTVAESNETNNIVSRAITINGPRPDLIIQNISAPSIVDPGNIFTLNYQVANQGTASAGNHRTKIYLSRDTTLSSDDILLASDPNYFYPVLNAGTYSSESYLLSISRDINFGNYHLLLQADGNDEISESNESNNVTAKAITIAAPDLIVQNPSAPASANIGTTISLSYQLKNQGNGNAGFHFTNFYLSQDQTLSNDDVYLGFDAISSLAPSVVASRSTSLTIRSNTVPGNYYLLYKADGDGTIRESNENNNVAARAITITAPDLVIENATSAGSAAIGATLQVNYQLKNQGNGTAGGSKTSFYLSRDGAFGDDDIYLGMETQASASVTPGASISRSTAITLDPTINPGQYYLIFRADGAGSVAESNEGNNGLYITAPINITPINGGGFNSTTGYGLVNAAAAVAKALNQSTFADVADLGGNDWGADAIKAPEVWARGYTGQGVIVAVVDSGVDYTHPDLSANMWRNSRETAGNGIDDDGNGFIDDVYGWNFFGNNNNPLDDNGHGTHVAGTIAAVRNTFGVTGIAYNAKIMALKALGGPQGTGSDDMVANSIRYAANNGARVINLSLGGSNPAPDILSAIQYAISKGAIVVSASGNEGQSLPGYPARYADQFGIAVGAVNYNRTLTDFSNRAGTTPLAYVTAPGAYDDFFGIGIYSTIPGGGYGLKPGTSMAAPHVAGVVALMLSARNNLTDAQVRQILTSTAANGGTLPSANLSTLSNTGSSNTTLSGLTSSYTSASLVEISNWTTIAREQSNTIDLANLRRTFAYYQDSRDYQGVLSSQEVDIDEESINKRRRNTPKTVRIS; this is encoded by the coding sequence ATGAGTGTTACCCGTGAATATAACAACTTAAATAGGTTGGATAATTTAAGCGATGCCTTATCATCTGCTAGCAACTCTAGGATTTTTAATAGTAATAAAGATTACTTCCCCCTCGATACTGCTGTAAGCTCAATCATCGGTAGTAGTTATATAGCTGAAGCGACAGGAGTTTTAGCATCTAATAGCTACGCAAGTAATGATTTAAGCAGGAGTAATTTAGGTAACACTAATTTTACACAAGCATCACTACTACCAGACCTAACAGCACCAATCGGCTCAATTCCCACTTCTGCTAATGTCGGGAGCAGCATTCAAATCAACTATCAAGTCAGAAACCAAGGTAGTGCAAGTGCTGGAGGCAGCTTCACCAACTTCTATTTATCTCCAGATTTTAATCTCGATAGTAGTGATAGGTATCTAGGCTTTGACTATGTGAGTGGTTTGGCGGTTGGTGCTTCTAGCCAAAAGTCAGCCACACTCACCATTGGTAGTAATATCAACCCTGGTAATTACTATTTGATTTACTATGTGGATGGTGATGGCTATGTGAGTGAAAGTAATGAAAATAACAATATCTTCGGTGCAGCAATCTCGATTACCCAGCCAGACTTAACAGTATTAAACGCTTCAATTCCCACCTCAGCAAGAGTCGGGAGCAGTATTCAAATAAACTATCAAGTCAGAAATCAGGGTAATGGAAGTGCTGGTGATAGCAATACCAAATTCTACTTATCTCCAGATTTGAATATTGATAGTAGTGATTTCTATCTAGGTTTGGACTATGTGAGTGGTCTGGCTGCTGGTGCTTCTAGACAAGAGTCAGCCACATTCACCATTGGTAGTAACATCAACCCTGGTAACTACTATTTGATTTACTATGCTGATGCTGACGGCTATGTGAGTGAAAGCAATGAAAATAATAACGCCTTTGGCACTCTAATTAATATTACTTCGGCAGGGAATCCAGACCTAATTATTCAAAACCCCACAGCACCAACGACAGCATCAGTAGGTAATACCATCCAACTGAGTTATCAGGTAAGAAACCAAGGTCTGGGGAATGCGGTTGCTAGTACCACCAGATTTTACCTTTCTAGAGACACAACATTTAGTACAGATGATGTGTTGTTAGGTTCCGATTCTGTCGCTAGCATCGCCGCAGGTGCTGTCAGTTCCGAAACAGCCTCCATTGTTATAGCCAATAGCATCGCGGCTGGTAACTATCATTTGTTGTTCAGAACTGATGCAGATAATAACTTGGCGGAAAGTAATGAAACTAATAATTTGGTTTCTAGAACCATCACCATTAACACAGCTGATTTAATCGTTCAAAACCCCACAGCACCAACGACAGCATCAGTAGGTAATACCATCCAACTGAGTTATCAAGTAAGAAACCAAGGTGCTGGAAATGCCGTTGCGAGTACCACCAGATTCTACCTTTCTAGAGACACAACATTCAGCACAGATGATGTGTTGTTAGGTTCAGATTCTGTCGCCAGCATCGCCGCAGGTGCTGTCAGTTCCGAAACAGCCTCCATTGTTATAGCTAATAGCATCGCTGCTGGTAACTATCACTTGTTATTCAGAACTGATGCAGATAATAACTTGGCGGAAAGTAATGAAACTAATAATGTGGTTTCTAGAACCATCACCATTAACACAGCTGATTTAATCGTTCAAAACGCCACAGCACCAACGACAGCATCAGTAGGTAGTGCGATCGCATTGAGTTATCAGGTAAGAAACCAAGGTGCTGGAAATGCCGTTGCGAGTACCACCAGATTCTACCTTTCTAGAGACACAACATTCAGCACAGATGATGTGTTGTTAGGTTCAGATTCTGTCGCTAGCATCGCCGCAGGTGCAGTCAGTTCCGAAACAGCCTCCATTGTTATAGCCAATAGCATCGCTGGAGGTAACTATCATTTGTTGTTCAGAACTGATGCAGATAGCACAGTAGCGGAAAGTAATGAAACTAATAACATCGTTTCTAGAGCCATCACGATTAATGGCCCAAGACCCGACCTGATTATCCAAAATATTTCTGCTCCTAGCATTGTTGACCCTGGTAACATATTTACACTCAACTACCAAGTAGCAAATCAAGGTACTGCTAGTGCTGGTAATCATAGAACTAAGATTTATTTGTCTAGAGACACAACTCTTAGTAGTGATGATATATTGTTAGCCTCTGACCCTAACTACTTCTATCCTGTACTAAATGCTGGCACTTATAGTTCAGAATCTTACCTTTTGTCTATAAGTAGGGATATCAATTTTGGTAACTACCATCTGCTATTGCAAGCTGATGGCAATGACGAAATTAGTGAAAGCAACGAAAGCAACAATGTCACCGCCAAAGCGATTACAATTGCTGCACCAGATTTAATTGTCCAGAATCCTTCGGCTCCTGCCAGCGCTAACATTGGTACAACAATTTCACTCAGCTATCAATTAAAAAACCAAGGTAATGGCAATGCAGGTTTTCATTTCACTAATTTTTATCTTTCCCAAGACCAAACGCTTAGTAATGATGATGTCTATTTAGGCTTTGATGCCATCTCTAGTCTTGCACCCTCTGTTGTAGCTTCACGCTCTACATCTTTAACAATTAGAAGCAATACTGTTCCTGGTAATTACTATCTGCTTTATAAAGCTGATGGTGATGGAACGATAAGAGAAAGCAATGAAAATAATAACGTCGCTGCGAGAGCAATCACGATTACTGCACCAGATTTAGTGATTGAAAATGCTACCTCTGCTGGTAGTGCTGCCATCGGGGCTACACTGCAAGTTAACTATCAACTGAAAAACCAAGGTAATGGCACTGCTGGAGGCAGTAAGACAAGTTTTTATCTTTCACGAGATGGGGCATTTGGTGATGATGATATCTACTTAGGTATGGAAACTCAAGCTAGTGCTAGTGTGACACCTGGTGCCTCTATTTCTCGCTCCACGGCTATTACGCTTGATCCTACGATCAATCCCGGCCAATACTACCTCATATTTAGAGCGGATGGAGCAGGATCTGTTGCTGAGAGCAATGAAGGTAACAACGGCCTTTACATCACAGCACCAATCAATATCACTCCTATTAATGGCGGTGGATTTAACTCCACTACAGGTTATGGTTTAGTCAACGCCGCCGCCGCCGTGGCCAAAGCCCTTAATCAAAGCACCTTTGCTGATGTAGCTGACTTGGGTGGTAATGATTGGGGAGCAGATGCGATTAAAGCACCTGAAGTCTGGGCAAGGGGATACACTGGTCAAGGTGTGATCGTTGCGGTGGTGGATAGTGGAGTGGACTATACACACCCAGACTTGAGTGCCAATATGTGGAGGAATAGCAGAGAAACTGCGGGTAATGGCATAGATGATGATGGTAATGGTTTTATTGATGATGTTTACGGCTGGAACTTTTTCGGCAACAACAACAATCCACTAGATGATAACGGTCATGGTACTCATGTAGCTGGTACTATTGCTGCGGTGAGAAATACCTTTGGTGTCACTGGTATTGCCTATAATGCCAAGATTATGGCATTGAAAGCGTTGGGTGGTCCTCAAGGAACAGGTTCAGATGATATGGTTGCCAACAGTATTCGTTATGCTGCGAATAATGGGGCGCGAGTGATTAATCTCAGTTTAGGAGGATCTAATCCTGCACCTGATATTCTCTCAGCTATTCAATATGCCATCAGTAAAGGAGCAATTGTTGTTTCCGCATCTGGGAATGAAGGTCAATCTCTACCAGGCTACCCAGCTCGCTATGCAGACCAGTTTGGAATTGCTGTGGGAGCAGTCAATTACAATAGAACCTTAACCGATTTTTCCAACCGTGCTGGAACAACTCCACTGGCATACGTTACAGCCCCTGGTGCATACGATGACTTTTTTGGCATTGGTATATATTCGACCATACCAGGGGGTGGCTATGGTTTGAAGCCGGGAACATCAATGGCTGCTCCTCACGTTGCGGGTGTGGTGGCGCTGATGCTGAGTGCGAGGAATAATCTCACTGATGCTCAAGTGCGTCAGATTCTCACTTCTACAGCCGCGAATGGTGGTACACTCCCCAGTGCTAATTTGAGTACTTTGTCAAACACAGGTAGTAGTAATACGACGCTTTCTGGATTAACTTCTAGCTATACAAGTGCTAGTCTAGTTGAGATTTCTAACTGGACTACAATTGCTCGTGAACAAAGCAATACTATAGATTTGGCAAATTTAAGAAGAACATTTGCCTACTATCAAGACAGTCGTGATTATCAAGGTGTTCTCTCTTCTCAAGAAGTAGATATTGATGAGGAAAGTATAAACAAGAGACGCAGAAATACACCTAAGACCGTCAGGATTAGTTAA
- a CDS encoding DUF1565 domain-containing protein: MVNNTPITTVYVNPATGNDANTGSRQSPFKTLTRALKATPPTIVQLSAGTYNTANKEVFPLVIPEGVTVVGNEASKGAGILISGGGEYQSPSFSVQNVTLVLLSQASLRGVTVTNPIAKGTGVWIESTAPNIANNTFTNCGREGVFTSGTAKPAILDNVFVQNTASGLFMARNSKGEVLRNVFQKNPLGIAISDFAAPLLVNNKLSENRTAIALSRNARPVLRHNLLIKNTQCGLLINENALPDLGSSQDTAGNIFSNNGEFDIQNATTQKLVSVGNQLNPTQVKGLVEFPAAIIDIPVQLANTRFLDLAGHWATAFVEALVNKGLMSGFPDGTFAPDAPITRAQYAAVIAKTFQLPANNQPPKFTDIKSDFWAASAITKAAQMGFISGFPDGTFRPMQNLSKVQAIVSIVNGLKLTGGSPNVLTVYRDRAQIPSYATNPLAVATQNSLVVNYPQTDRLEPLRDITRAEIGALIYQALVANGQEKAIASPYIVSPEVDTSSFTDLTGHWAEPFIRGLASMGITSGFADGSYQPNKPMTRAQYAAMVAVAFNPPARRPATDFADVPKNFWAYKALQIAASGGFVSGFSDRTFRPDQNVQRLQVIVSLVNGLALSTVDSNNLLIYTDNNNIPEYARKAVVTATQQKITVNYPDPKQLAPTREATRAEVAAMVYQALVAIQRAPSINSPYIISTVSS, encoded by the coding sequence ATTGTGAACAATACGCCTATTACCACAGTCTATGTCAACCCAGCAACGGGGAATGACGCTAACACGGGTTCACGGCAAAGTCCGTTTAAAACCCTGACCCGTGCTTTAAAAGCCACTCCACCAACGATTGTCCAACTGAGTGCTGGGACTTATAACACCGCAAATAAAGAAGTCTTTCCCTTGGTTATTCCTGAGGGGGTAACGGTGGTGGGGAACGAAGCCAGCAAAGGTGCAGGAATTTTGATTTCTGGGGGGGGAGAGTATCAAAGCCCTAGTTTTAGTGTGCAGAATGTCACCTTAGTTTTACTCAGTCAAGCCAGTCTGCGGGGTGTGACTGTCACCAATCCTATAGCTAAGGGGACTGGTGTGTGGATTGAATCAACTGCACCTAATATTGCTAATAATACTTTTACTAATTGTGGTCGGGAAGGTGTATTTACTAGCGGTACAGCCAAACCAGCGATTTTAGATAATGTGTTTGTGCAGAATACGGCTAGTGGTTTATTTATGGCACGTAACAGCAAAGGAGAAGTATTGCGGAATGTGTTCCAAAAGAATCCTTTAGGTATCGCTATCAGTGACTTTGCTGCACCTTTACTCGTTAATAACAAACTATCAGAAAATCGGACAGCGATCGCTCTTTCTCGCAATGCTCGTCCTGTACTACGTCATAATTTACTCATCAAAAATACCCAATGTGGATTATTAATCAATGAAAACGCCCTCCCTGACTTGGGTAGCAGCCAAGATACAGCCGGCAATATTTTTAGTAATAATGGTGAGTTTGATATACAAAATGCTACAACGCAAAAATTAGTTTCTGTAGGCAATCAGTTAAATCCCACCCAAGTCAAGGGATTGGTGGAATTTCCCGCCGCCATCATCGATATTCCCGTACAGTTGGCTAACACTCGTTTTCTTGACCTAGCTGGACATTGGGCAACCGCTTTTGTAGAAGCGTTGGTAAACAAAGGCTTAATGAGTGGCTTTCCCGATGGCACATTTGCCCCCGATGCACCAATCACCCGCGCCCAATATGCGGCGGTGATTGCCAAAACCTTTCAACTCCCCGCCAACAATCAGCCGCCCAAATTCACCGATATCAAATCAGATTTCTGGGCAGCATCAGCCATCACCAAAGCCGCCCAAATGGGATTTATTAGCGGTTTTCCTGATGGAACCTTTCGCCCCATGCAGAACTTAAGCAAAGTCCAAGCAATCGTCTCCATTGTCAATGGTCTGAAATTAACTGGAGGTAGCCCCAATGTGTTAACTGTATACCGCGATCGCGCCCAAATTCCCAGTTATGCCACAAACCCCCTCGCCGTCGCCACCCAAAACAGCTTGGTTGTCAACTATCCCCAAACCGATAGACTAGAACCACTGCGAGATATCACCCGCGCCGAGATAGGGGCTTTAATTTATCAGGCATTAGTAGCTAATGGGCAAGAAAAAGCCATAGCTTCACCATATATAGTCAGCCCTGAAGTTGATACTTCCTCCTTCACAGACCTGACAGGACATTGGGCTGAACCATTCATTCGTGGTTTAGCCAGTATGGGGATCACCAGTGGTTTTGCTGATGGTAGCTATCAACCCAACAAACCCATGACCCGCGCCCAATATGCGGCGATGGTAGCAGTAGCCTTTAACCCACCAGCTAGAAGACCAGCCACAGATTTTGCTGACGTACCCAAGAATTTTTGGGCATACAAAGCCTTACAAATCGCCGCTAGTGGCGGCTTCGTCAGTGGTTTTAGCGATCGCACCTTTCGCCCCGACCAAAACGTCCAGAGGCTACAGGTCATCGTCTCTCTAGTTAACGGATTAGCTCTATCGACAGTTGATAGCAATAACTTACTCATCTACACTGACAATAATAATATTCCTGAATATGCTCGCAAAGCCGTGGTTACAGCAACACAACAGAAAATTACTGTCAACTATCCAGACCCGAAACAGCTAGCACCAACCAGAGAAGCCACCAGGGCAGAAGTAGCCGCAATGGTCTATCAAGCCTTAGTCGCCATACAGAGAGCGCCAAGTATTAATTCACCCTATATTATTTCGACAGTTAGCAGTTGA
- a CDS encoding Uma2 family endonuclease, producing MYSPINLFTAEEYLELEKSSETRHEYLGGQIFAMSGDSKEHNTITLNIASRIRSHLRGTSCSVFMADMKIRLKLANEPKNLFYYPDVTVTCDPQDQDRFYLNSPCLIIEVLSPSTELTDRREKLINYRTLESLQEYILVSQDEIKIEIYRKDNQGNWTLEILTQEHDLKLNSIGLTLTIPDIYEDVITI from the coding sequence ATGTACTCACCCATCAACCTCTTTACCGCCGAAGAATACCTAGAACTAGAAAAATCAAGCGAAACCCGTCACGAATACCTGGGCGGACAAATCTTCGCCATGTCCGGCGATAGCAAAGAACATAACACAATCACTCTCAACATTGCCAGTAGAATACGTTCCCATCTGCGGGGTACTTCCTGTAGCGTCTTCATGGCTGACATGAAAATCAGACTCAAACTAGCCAATGAACCCAAAAACCTATTCTACTATCCAGATGTTACAGTCACCTGCGACCCACAAGACCAAGACCGCTTTTACCTAAACTCTCCCTGCTTAATCATCGAAGTCCTATCACCAAGCACAGAACTCACAGACAGAAGAGAAAAACTTATCAATTACCGTACTCTAGAAAGCTTACAAGAATATATCTTAGTTTCCCAAGATGAAATCAAAATCGAAATTTATCGCAAAGATAACCAAGGCAATTGGACACTAGAAATATTAACCCAGGAACATGACTTAAAATTAAACTCAATAGGATTAACCCTCACAATCCCAGACATTTACGAAGATGTCATCACTATATAA
- a CDS encoding ABC transporter ATP-binding protein, translated as MIEVEHLSKIYGSTPAITDVTFSVEPGEIVGFLGPNGAGKTTTMRILAGYLPASSGTAKIAGFDVHENSLAVRQRIGYLPETPPLYTDMTVEGFLHFVARIKGVSAGDRSLKVNAAIKRCNLEDRRKVIIRKLSKGYRQRVGIAQAIVHDPPAIILDEPTVGLDPRQIIDVRNLIKSLAGTHTVILSTHILPEVSMTCSRVAIINRGKVVATNTPENLMTQLTGGSGYEIEIEGELALAKQVLQKVPGVSLVESIPGHHLPRENRAYLRVLSQPGSDAGKDIATSLISSGFGLHEMRRVSATLEDVFLQLTTEEKNLTSLKDSATKEGEAA; from the coding sequence ATGATTGAAGTTGAACATCTAAGTAAAATCTATGGTTCCACCCCAGCAATTACTGATGTGACTTTTAGTGTCGAACCTGGGGAAATTGTGGGGTTTTTGGGGCCGAATGGGGCGGGGAAGACGACGACTATGCGAATTTTGGCTGGTTATTTACCTGCGAGTAGTGGGACAGCTAAAATTGCGGGTTTTGATGTCCATGAAAATTCTTTGGCTGTGCGTCAGCGTATTGGTTATTTACCAGAAACGCCGCCGTTATATACAGATATGACGGTGGAGGGTTTTCTGCATTTTGTGGCGCGGATTAAAGGGGTGTCCGCAGGCGATCGCTCTCTCAAGGTAAACGCAGCGATCAAACGTTGTAACCTGGAGGATAGGCGTAAAGTAATTATCCGCAAATTATCTAAAGGATATCGTCAAAGGGTGGGTATTGCTCAGGCGATCGTCCATGACCCACCAGCAATTATTCTCGATGAACCGACGGTGGGACTTGACCCCAGACAAATTATCGATGTGCGGAATTTAATTAAAAGCCTCGCAGGAACCCACACGGTAATTCTCTCTACTCACATTTTGCCAGAGGTGAGTATGACCTGTAGCCGTGTGGCTATTATCAATCGCGGTAAGGTGGTAGCTACGAATACACCAGAAAATTTGATGACTCAGTTGACAGGTGGCTCAGGTTATGAAATTGAAATTGAGGGGGAATTAGCCCTAGCCAAGCAGGTATTACAAAAAGTGCCTGGGGTGAGTTTGGTAGAATCTATTCCTGGTCATCATCTTCCTAGAGAGAACCGCGCATACTTACGAGTATTATCACAACCGGGAAGCGACGCAGGTAAAGATATTGCCACAAGTTTAATCAGTTCGGGATTTGGTTTGCACGAAATGCGCCGTGTCAGCGCTACCCTAGAAGATGTCTTCTTGCAACTAACCACAGAAGAAAAGAATCTCACATCCCTGAAGGATTCAGCAACCAAAGAAGGAGAAGCAGCGTAA